A single window of Sparus aurata chromosome 12, fSpaAur1.1, whole genome shotgun sequence DNA harbors:
- the notch1a gene encoding neurogenic locus notch homolog protein 1 isoform X2: MYRFFVKLTFLIPAIVISQGLKCSLPTESCLNGGWCEATSNGNGECKCPSDYVGNRCQYPNPCNPSPCRNGGECRAISHGNTFEFHCVCRLGFTDRLCLTPTNHACMSSPCRNGGTCDLVTLTAYRCRCPPGWSGKSCQLANPCASNPCANGGQCSAFDSTYICTCPPAFHGQTCKQDVNECAQSPSPCLNGGVCVNEVGSYHCRCPQEYTGQHCETPYMPCSPSPCHNGGTCVQKGDTTYDCSCLPGFTGQHCEHNIDDCPGHGCQNGGVCVDGVNTYNCQCPPHYTGQYCTENVDECELMPNACQNGGTCHDTHGSYHCVCVNGWTGDDCSENIDDCASAACYHGATCHDRVASFFCECSHGRTGLLCHLDDACISNPCQKGSNCDTNPVNGKAICTCPPGYTGSACNLDIDECSLGANPCEHGGRCLNTKGSFQCKCLQGYEGPRCEMDVNECMSNPCHNDATCLDQIGGFHCICMPGYEGVFCHMNTDECASQPCLNNGKCVDKINSFHCECPKGFSGSLCQVDIDECASTPCKNGAKCTDGPNKYTCECAEGYTGQHCETDVNECYSDPCHYGTCKDGLASFTCYCRPGYTGRLCETNINECLSQPCKNGGTCQDRENTYICACPKGTAGFNCEVNLDDCKSKPCDYGRCIDKINGYECACEPGYTGSMCNINIDECAINPCHNGGTCVDGINSFTCLCPEGYNDATCLSQVDECGSNPCIHGRCQDLINGYKCTCDSGWSGPNCDINNNECESNPCMNGGTCKDMTSGYHCTCRAGFTGPNCQTNINECASNPCLNQGSCIDDVAGYKCNCLLPYTGDNCEILLAPCSPRPCKNGGVCKEAEDYQSFSCICPEGWQGQTCEVDINECVKSPCRNGAICHNTMGGYQCKCQPGYTGQKCETDTDDCKPNPCSNGGLCRDSINSFTCTCLPGFRGGRCEQDINECESNPCRNGANCTDCVNSYTCTCPPGFSGINCEINTNDCTDSSCFNGGTCVDGINAFTCLCLPGFTGSYCQYDINECDSKPCLNGGSCLDSYGTYKCTCPHGYTGVNCQNLVRWCDSSPCKNGGSCWQQGASYTCQCQTGWTGLYCDIPSVSCEVAAKQQGVEVAHLCRNSGQCLDAGNTHYCRCQAGYTGSYCQEQVDECSPNPCQNGAVCTDYLGGYSCECVPGYHGVNCSKEINECQSQPCQNGGTCIDLINTYKCSCPRGTQGVHCEINLDDCTPSTDPLTNEPKCFNNGKCVDRIGGYQCVCPAGYVGERCEGDVNECLSDPCDPRGSYNCIQLTNSYRCECRTGYTGQRCDKVFDGCKGRPCRNGGSCAVASNTPHGFICKCPPGFTGSSCEYDARSCGSLNCRNGGTCVSGHLGPRCLCLPTFTGPECQTPTDSLCISNPCYNGGTCQVTPDVPFFQCSCPSNFNGLLCHILDYSFVGGFGRDITPPPEVEVSCEIPQCDEWAGNHICDSLCNNHACGWDGGDCSLNFDDPWQNCSAALQCWRYFNDGKCDGQCNSPGCLYDGFDCQGQEGQCNPLYDQYCKDHYADGHCDQGCNNAECEWDGLDCANNMPEKLADGHLVLVVHIPPEQLKNRSSAFLRDLSSVLHTNVVFRRDAKGEPMIFPYYGNEQDLVKHNVLKRSADGWPEWATMPANVLGQVKESVTAMVSPRKRRELDPVQVKGSVVYLEIDNRQCYQQSTECFQSATDVAAFLGALASSGNLNVPYIEAVTSVRPTPASSELYPMYVVFLGLAALGFVCLGVLVSRKRRREHGQLWFPEGFKVSEPSKKKRREPLGEDSVGLKPMKNSDINLMDDNQNEWDDEDPDCRRFRFEEQSMLELCDHTDHRKWTQQHLDAADLRIASIAPTPPQGEIENDCMDVNVRGPDGFTPLMIASCSGGGLETGNSEEEEDPSAEIISDFIYQGANLHNQTDRTGETALHLAARYARSDAAKRLLESSADANVQDNMGRTPLHAAVAADAQGVFQILIRNRATDLDARMHDGTTPLILAARLAVDGMVEELINCHADANATDDSGKSALHWAAAVNNVEAAVVLLKNGANKDMQDNKEETPLFLAAREGSFETAKILLEHFANREITDHLDQLPRDIAQERMHHDIVRLLDEYNVVRSPGLHSGPLSTSSLSPPLSSPNDYLSNLKPNLSVKKVRKLSAGGKGGKDGGKGNRMNKKKSLDGKGNLLDTSAVLSPVDSLESPHGYLSDVASPPMTSPFQQSPPMSLNHLQGNGDHMGQMSMSFDPNPPRLSHLPVSSPNSQGVGGRGGQLDWLTRMHPGVGQQGSFNQAPPISHNMMGALHGVSTATLSQIMGYQNLQTSHLGSSAHMMQQAHSRQLQHQNSNSTTAGQTLNQSFPNMELNGSDMQQNNGSGRSVPIHTVMPQETQILGNQFLTPPSQHSYSGPMDNTPNHQLQVPDHPFLTPSPGSPDQWSSSSPHSNMSDWSEGISSPPTSIHSQMNLIPEQFK; this comes from the exons GTGTCCAAGTGACTACGTAGGCAATCGCTGCCAGTATCCAAACCCCTGCAACCCTTCACCCTGCCGGAATGGTGGCGAATGCCGAGCCATCTCCCATGGCAACACGTTTGAGTTCCACTGCGTGTGCCGCCTGGGTTTCACCGACCGCCTATGCCTGACCCCCACCAACCATGCCTGCATGAGCTCCCCATGTCGCAACGGAGGAACATGTGATCTCGTTACCCTCACTGCCTACCGTTGCCGGTGCCCGCCTGGGTGGTCAG GTAAATCATGCCAGCTCGCCAACCCATGCGCTTCCAACCCATGCGCAAACGGCGGCCAGTGCTCTGCCTTCGATTCCACCTACATCTGCACCTGCCCGCCCGCCTTCCACGGTCAAACCTGCAAGCAAGACGTCAACGAGTGCGCccagtctccctctccctgcctGAACGGCGGCGTGTGTGTGAACGAGGTGGGCTCGTACCACTGTCGCTGTCCTCAGGAGTACACCGGCCAACACTGCGAGACCCCCTACATGCCATGCAGCCCCTCGCCGTGCCACAACGGAGGCACATGCGTCCAGAAGGGGGACACCACCTATGATTGCAGCTGCCTGCCAG GCTTCACAGGTCAGCACTGTGAGCACAACATCGATGACTGCCCAGGTCACGGCTGCCAGAatggcggtgtgtgtgtggatggtgTGAACACCTACAACTGCCAGTGCCCACCACATTACACAG GTCAATACTGCACGGAAAACGTGGATGAGTGCGAGTTGATGCCCAACGCATGCCAGAACGGAGGGACATGCCATGACACTCACGGCAGCTACCACTGCGTCTGCGTCAACGGATGGACGGGCGACGACTGCAGCGAGAACATCGACGACTGTGCCAGTGCAGCTTGTTACCACGGCGCCACCTGCCACGACCGCGTAGCGTCTTTCTTCTGCGAGTGTTCTCATGGGCGCACAG GTTTGCTGTGCCACCTTGATGACGCCTGCATCAGCAACCCATGTCAGAAGGGTTCCAACTGTGATACCAACCCAGTCAATGGCAAGGCAATCTGCACATGTCCTCCAGGTTACACCGGGTCAGCCTGTAACCTGGACATTGACGAGTGCTCCCTCG GTGCCAACCCTTGTGAACACGGCGGCCGCTGCCTCAACACCAAAGGCTCCTTCCAGTGCAAGTGTCTTCAAGGATATGAAGGCCCCCGTTGCGAGATGGACGTCAATGAATGCATGTCTAATCCTTGCCACAACGATGCCACCTGCCTGGACCAGATCGGAGGGTTCCACTGCATCTGTATGCCAG GATACGAGGGTGTGTTCTGCCACATGAACACGGATGAGTGTGCCAGCCAGCCTTGTCTCAACAATGGCAAGTGTGTTGACAAGATCAACTCCTTCCACTGCGAGTGCccaaaag GTTTTTCGGGGAGTCTGTGTCAGGTGGACATTGACGAGTGTGCCAGCACACCCTGCAAGAATGGAGCCAAATGTACCGATGGCCCCAACAAGTACACCTGCGAATGTGCTGAAG GTTACACGGGGCAGCACTGTGAGACCGACGTCAACGAGTGCTACTCAGACCCCTGCCACTATGGCACCTGTAAGGATGGCCTGGCCTCCTTCACCTGCTATTGCCGCCCCGGCTACACCGGCCGCCTGTGTGAAACCAACATCAACGAGTGTCTCAGCCAACCCTGCAAGAATGGTGGCACCTGTCAGGACAGGGAGAACACTTATATTTGTGCCTGCCCCAAAGGCACAGCAG GCTTCAACTGCGAGGTCAACCTTGACGACTGTAAGAGCAAACCCTGCGACTACGGGAGGTGCATCGACAAAATCAACGGCTACGAGTGTGCATGCGAGCCCGGCTACACAG GATCAATGTGTAACATCAACATTGATGAATGTGCCATCAACCCCTGTCACAACGGGGGCACCTGCGTTGATGGCATCAACAGCTTCACCTGTCTGTGTCCAGAGGGCTACAACGACGCCACCTGTTTGTCCCAAGTGGACGAGTGTGGCAGCAACCCCTGTATCCATGGCAGATGCCAGGACCTCATCAATGG CTACAAATGTACCTGCGACTCTGGCTGGAGCGGCCCGAACTGTGACATCAACAACAACGAGTGTGAGTCCAACCCGTGCATGAACGGTGGAACCTGCAAGGACATGACCAGCGGGTACCACTGCACATGCAGAGCAGGCTTCACTG GACCTAACTGCCAAACTAACATCAACGAGTGTGCCTCCAACCCCTGcctcaaccagggctcctgcaTCGACGATGTGGCTGGATACAAGTGCAACTGTTTGCTGCCCTACACCG GTGACAACTGTGAGATCCTGCTGGCACCCTGCAGCCCCAGACCCTGTAAAAACGGTGGCGTATGTAAGGAGGCTGAAGACTACCAGAGCTTCTCCTGCATCTGCCCCGAAGGATGGCAAG GTCAAACTTGTGAGGTTGACATCAACGAATGTGTGAAGAGCCCTTGCCGCAATGGTGCTATTTGCCATAACACCATGGGTGGCTACCAGTGCAAGTGCCAGCCAGGTTACACTGGCCAGAAGTGTGAGACAGACACTGACGACTGCAAACCAA ATCCCTGCAGTAATGGTGGTCTGTGCCGCGACAGCATCAACAGCTTCACGTGCACCTGTCTGCCTGGGTTTCGCGGCGGCAGATGCGAGCAGGACATAAACGAGTGTGAGAGTAACCCCTGCAGGAACGGCGCCAACTGCACCGATTGTGTCAACAGCTACACCTGCACCTGCCCGCCTGGCTTCAGTGGCATCAACTGCGAGATCAACACCAACGACTGCACGGACAG CTCTTGCTTTAATGGTGGCACCTGTGTCGATGGGATCAATGCTTTCACCTGCCTCTGTCTACCTGGATTCACTGGAAGCTACTGCCAGTATGATATCAACGAGTGTGACTCCAAACCTTGCCTCAATGGGGGCTCTTGTCTTGACAGCTACGGGACATACAAGTGCACCTGTCCTCACGGCTACACAGGAGTCAACTGTCAG AATCTCGTGCGCTGGTGTGATTCATCCCCTTGTAAGAATGGAGGTTCCTGCTGGCAGCAGGGAGCCTCTTACACCTGCCAGTGCCAGACTGGATGGACTGGTCTCTATTGTGACATCCCCAGTGTCTCCTGTGAGGTCGCAGCCAAGCAGCAAG GGGTGGAGGTTGCTCACCTGTGCAGGAACTCAGGCCAGTGTCTGGATGCTGGAAACACACATTACTGCCGCTGCCAGGCCGGCTACACAGGGAGTTACTGCCAGGAACAAGTGGACGAGTGCTCACCTAATCCCTGCCAGAATGGAGCCGTTTGTACTGATTATCTGGGAGGCTACAGTTGTGAG TGTGTCCCCGGCTACCACGGTGTAAACTGCTCCAAAGAGATCAATGAATGTCAGTCACAGCCCTGTCAGAATGGAGGCACCTGCATCGACCTCATCAACACGTACAAGTGCTCCTGTCCCCGAGGAACACAAG GTGTCCACTGTGAGATTAATTTGGACGACTGCACACCTTCCACCGACCCCCTGACCAACGAGCCCAAGTGCTTCAACAACGGCAAGTGCGTGGACCGCATCGGAGGCTATCAATGTGTGTGTCCGGCAGGCTACGTGGGCGAGCGCTGCGAAGGTGACGTCAACGAGTGTTTGTCCGACCCATGTGACCCGAGAGGCTCCTACAACTGCATTCAGCTCACCAACAGCTACCGCTGCGAGTGCCGCACCGGATACACAG GTCAGCGTTGTGACAAGGTGTTTGACGGCTGTAAAGGACGACCCTGCAGGAATGGAGGATCATGTGCTGTAGCCAGTAACACGCCTCATGGTTTCATCTGTAAATGTCCTCCT GGCTTCACTGGCTCCTCCTGCGAGTATGACGCTCGCTCCTGTGGGAGTCTAAACTGCAGGAACGGAGGCACATGTGTCTCAGGCCACCTGGGCCCCCGCTGCCTCTGTCTACCAACCTTCACTGGACCTGAGTGCCAGACCCCCACTGACAGCCTCTGCATCTCCAACCCCTGCTACAACGGCGGCACCTGCCAGGTCACCCCAGACGTGCCTTTCTTCCAGTGCAGTTGCCCGAGCAATTTCAACGGCCTGCTGTGCCACATCCTGGATTATTCCTTCGTAGGAGGCTTCGGCCGAGACATCACCCCTCCTCCGGAAGTGGAGGTGAGCTGCGAGATTCCTCAGTGTGACGAGTGGGCGGGGAACCACATCTGTGACTCGCTGTGCAACAACCACGCCTGCGGCTGGGATGGTGGAGACTGCTCGCTTAATTTTGATGACCCTTGGCAAAACTGCTCTGCAGCCTTGCAGTGCTGGCGCTACTTCAACGATGGGAAGTGTGACGGCCAGTGCAACAGTCCTGGGTGTCTCTATGACGGCTTTGATTGTCAGGGACAGGAAGGACAGTGCAA CCCGCTGTACGACCAGTACTGTAAAGACCACTATGCTGACGGCCACTGTGACCAGGGCTGCAACAATGCAGAGTGTGAATGGGACGGCCTGGACTGCGCCAACAACATGCCAGAGAAGCTGGCAGACGGGCACTTGGTCCTGGTGGTCCACATCCCCCCAGAGCAGCTTAAAAACCGTTCCTCAGCCTTCCTTCGAGACCTCAGCAGCGTTCTCCACACCAATGTGGTGTTCCGCCGTGATGCCAAAGGGGAACCGATGATTTTCCCGTACTACGGCAACGAACAGGACCTCGTCAAACACAACGTGCTGAAGCGCTCCGCGGATGGTTGGCCCGAGTGGGCTACGATGCCGGCTAATGTTTTGGGTCAAGTGAAGGAAAGCGTGACGGCCATGGTCAGCCCACGGAAACGCAGAGAGCTGGATCCTGTGCAAGTCAAAGG GTCCGTGGTGTACCTGGAGATTGACAACCGTCAGTGTTACCAGCAGTCAACTGAATGCTTCCAGAGTGCCACAGATGTAGCTGCATTCCTCGGAGCGCTGGCCTCCAGTGGGAATCTCAATGTTCCCTATATCGAAGCTGTCACCA GTGTGAGACCTACTCCCGCAAGCTCAGAGCTCTACCCCATGTACGTTGTCTTCCTGGGCCTGGCTGCTTTGGGTTTCGTCTGCCTTGGCGTTCTGGTGTCTCGCAAGCGGCGACGAGAGCACGGCCAGCTCTGGTTTCCTGAGGGGTTCAAAGTGTCGGAGCCGAGCAAGAAGAAGCGCCGAGAGCCGTTGGGAGAGGATTCTGTAGGATTGAA GCCTATGAAAAACTCTGACATAAATCTTATGGATGACAATCAGAATGAATGGGATGATGAAGATCCAGACTGCAGGCGCTTCAGG TTCGAGGAGCAGTCCATGTTGGAGTTGTGTGATCACACCGACCACAGGAAGTGGACACAGCAGCATCTGGACGCAGCCGACCTACGCATTGCGTCGATTGCTCCTACGCCTCCTCAGGGAGAGATTGAGAACGACTGCATGGATGTCAATGTCAGAGGACCTG ATGGTTTCACTCCCCTGATGATCGCTTCCTGCAGCGGCGGAGGACTTGAGACCGGCAAcagtgaagaggaagaagatccCTCTGCAGAAATCATCTCTGACTTCATTTACCAGGGCGCCAACCTCCACAACCAGACTGACCGTACGGGCGAGACTGCGCTCCACCTGGCTGCTCGGTACGCCCGATCTGATGCCGCCAAACGCCTCCTGGAGTCCAGCGCCGACGCCAACGTGCAGGACAACATGGGCCGCACTCCGCTTCACGCTGCTGTGGCCGCCGATGCACAGGGAGTTTTCCAG ATTTTAATCCGCAACCGCGCCACTGATCTTGACGCCCGCATGCACGACGGAACAACACCTCTGATCCTGGCAGCCCGATTGGCTGTTGATGGCATGGTGGAGGAGCTTATCAACTGCCACGCCGACGCTAACGCCACCGATGATTCTG GTAAATCTGCTCTTCACTGGGCCGCGGCTGTAAACAACGTGGAGGCTGCTGTGGTGCTGCTGAAGAATGGTGCCAACAAGGACATGCAAGACAACAAG gagGAGACACCGCTCTTCCTTGCAGCCCGTGAAGGCAGCTTCGAGACCGCCAAAATTCTTCTGGAGCACTTTGCAAACCGGGAGATCACTGACCACCTCGACCAGCTGCCCAGAGATATCGCCCAGGAGCGCATGCACCACGACATCGTCCGCCTTCTGGATGAGTACAACGTGGTCAGGAGCCCCGGGCTCCACAGCGGTCCCCTGAGCACCTCCAGCCtatcccctcctctctcctcccctaaTGACTACCTTAGCAACCTCAAGCCCAACCTGTCCGTCAAGAAGGTTCGCAAACTTAGCGCgggaggaaaaggagggaagGATGGGGGCAAAGGTAATAGGATGAATAAGAAGAAGTCGCTGGATGGTAAGGGCAACTTGCTCGACACGTCAGCTGTCCTCTCTCCAGTTGATTCCCTCGAGTCGCCACATGGTTATCTGTCTGATGTGGCCTCTCCTCCCATGACATCACCCTTCCAGCAGTCCCCACCCATGTCTCTAAATCATCTACAAGGCAATGGAGACCATATGGGCCAGATGAGCATGTCTTTTGACCCTAACCCTCCCCGTCTCTCCCACCTGCCGGTGTCCAGCCCCAACAGTCAGGGTgtaggaggcagaggaggtcaGTTAGACTGGCTCACCAGGATGCACCCAGGCGTAGGCCAGCAAGGAAGCTTCAACCAGGCACCACCCATTTCCCACAACATGATGGGTGCTCTGCATGGCGTCAGCACTGCCACCCTGTCTCAGATCATGGGCTACCAGAACCTGCAGACCAGCCACCTCGGCTCGTCCGCGCACATGATGCAGCAGGCTCACTCGCGGCAGCTCCAGCACCAGAACTCAAACTCCACCACGGCTGGGCAGACCCTCAACCAGAGTTTCCCAAACATGGAGCTGAACGGCTCCGACATGCAGCAAAACAACGGCTCA